Proteins from one Carassius gibelio isolate Cgi1373 ecotype wild population from Czech Republic chromosome A25, carGib1.2-hapl.c, whole genome shotgun sequence genomic window:
- the LOC127946731 gene encoding recQ-mediated genome instability protein 2-like has protein sequence MMGSSFLSADRARSPPVKVLSSQLREGTERQTAGGRSEYVIRRLGPGEQRSLPVSVVWMQGTVLEVQSDHNTVLILDETGNFVVSGINSVPKGKPCLSAGKYVMVMGVIQSHSPEPVLRAVKMADLSENALIHRKNWIYEVEDLQQILP, from the exons ATGATGGGAAGCAGTTTTCTGAGTGCAGACAGAGCTCGCAGTCCTCCGGTGAAAGTGTTGTCCAGCCAGCTGCGTGAAGGGACAGAGCGCCAGACAGCAGGAGGAAGGTCCGAGTATGTTATCAGACGACTGGGCCCCGGTGAGCAGCGCTCGTTACCGGTGTCCGTGGTCTGGATGCAGGGGACTGTGCTGGAAGTGCAGTCCGATCACAACACCGTGCTCATTCTGGACGAGACCGGGAACTTTGTCGTCAGCGGCATTAACAGCGTGCCGAAGGGAAAACCCTGCCTGAGTGCTG GTAAATACGTCATGGTTATGGGTGTCATCCAGTCTCACAGTCCAGAGCCGGTGCTGCGTGCTGTGAAGATGGCAGATCTTTCTGAAAATGCTTTGATTCACAGGAAAAACTGGATCTACGAAGTAGAAGATCTCCAGCAGATTTTGCCttaa